The window CTCCTTTCAAGACATAAAcgttaaaaaagtgtttttgttTGTCAGAAGGAAATTATAGATCTGCGATTTTTTTCCAACCAAAGGCATCTCTGTGACTCTGTGGAGTTGAATTTCATGCgggagtttttctttctttcctttttttttttcagataaatATTCATTAATAAACTATCCTTAATATATAGAGTAATaatacataaaatcataaaatatataaatatcgtgcaatcattttaaaaaaaaattaaattcattattaaaaatttatttatttttatatgaatctcatatttatttattttttttaaaatgattgcctgacgcttgcatactcacgactgcaactattatttctctataattaattttataattatattttaaataggaGTTGTTAATTAAAGAGATAATTAATACTCTATTATCAAGTTGGTATGGAATATAATAtctacatcacttaaatgataatatttgatctataaaattcaatttttaaaatttttctattaaattaaattataatcacTTTATTAGATGTCTTACTCATATTGACTTAAAGAGCGAAAATTCACGTGTAAAAGCTGCACTTTCCTCTTACTCTCTCCATCCCATTGGAATATTTGTGTATAAATCTTATCTCTTTAAATTTTGAGTTCTGgaatctataattattttatatatattttttatgcattctattgatgtgattaatcaaaataattattttatattaaaaaaatgaagcaactaatcacattaataaaatgtgtaaaaagtacataaaaataactatacataaaatttttgttaaattttttctagatgaaaaaattttaaaatgaaaaattgtaatgggCTTGCGTGAATGTCTACGGTGGGCCTTCCGTTTAACATAAGCTAGCCCATTCAACACTAATGAGCTCTAGAAAAGAGACCGAGTCCAACCCACATTGTCCCAAatgatagaagaaaataaaaaagatgatgttGGGGGGCATATTGTAATATAAGAAAAGTTGAAGAGTTCATGGGAAATATCACTTCAGAACGTATGTGAAGTGGCGCACCAACCGACCATAAATCTGCTATTTTCAAGGCGATCTGGATATTTTGCACCgaagaaactagaaagaaagaaaaaagcagAAGACCGAAGAAGAAGAGAACCGCAACATCGTTTGGGGCATCGATTGCTAGAGCTTCAGGTACAAAGCACgggtctctctatctctctctctgcttcgtttccttacttttgtttttccttcctAAATTCCTTATCCTAAGCTCTCCTCTCCCAAAAGAAGCTCTAGCAGAAAGTAAATTGTATGCTTGTATGGATGTATGCATATATTTAATGATTAGTTATTTGTAGAATTATTGAGAATAAACGAAAGACACTTCTTTTTAAGGGTTGAATTTGCCTAATTgctgttatttttataattgaattttaaattaacaTGGAAGAGAGCTGACGCCGTGTCTTGTTAATGAGGGTTTCTCCATGTTCTGAATAAATTTGATTGCATGAAACTAGAATTTTAATGCGTGTGCTTCATTTTTGGCTTTGGGTGAGCCCAGAACGGGAATGGAATATCTCCGTTCAGGACCGTTCGGTGTGTGCATAACTTTCCAATCAGGAAAAAGGGAAATGGAATCGAGTATTTTGATGTTGATGTTGCGTTGGCTGCAATTTAGAAATTTTCAATCTTGAGCTTAGATTGTCGTGGTAAGACTGGGCGTTACGagtgaatgaatgaatttgatcaaaataaaataactggAATTGATGCTTCGATATTGGATTAGTTGCAATTGAGCAATTTTCAATCAAGACCTTACATTGCTTTGGTATAAGTGGGTGTGAATGAATTGCATATCTTTACTGGGTGGAAGAGAGGTAATCTGCTGGGGATAGTAACAAGATGCAATGTGTAATATGATGTATTAAGCTGTAAGTCGGttttttttgtatgtatatGTAAAAGAACTCTTTTGAGGCTCACTATGGATCTTTGTGTTGTGATAAGTATGTTTTCgtttaggaaaaatattatctaaagatgtgtgtgtgtgtgtgtgtgtgtgtaatgcATTATGTTTCTGATACAGGGTATCGACCAGGATGACACCTGTTTGCCCTTTTGTCAAAGCTGCTCGTCCCGACGAGATCACTACGAAAAAGCTGGgagaaaatacaaataaacatcAGCCTGAGAGTGAGAGCAAGATAAAGAAGGATTCCAGTCACTCTGCCACTGCTTCTCCAAAGTGCCCCTTTGGATATGATTCTCAAACGAATGAAAGCAAGGCAAAGAAGGATTCTAGTGACGCTGCCAATGCTTCTCCAAAGTGCCCCTTTGGATATGATTCTAAAACGAATGAAAGCAAGGCTAAGAAGGATTCCAGTGACTCTGCCACTGCTTCTCCAAAGTGCCCATTTGGATATGATTCCCAAACGTTTAAGCTAGGCCCCCTCAGTTGTATGATTTGCCAAGCACTTCTTTTTGAAAGTAGCAAGTGTGTGCCTTGTTCACATGTTTATTGCAAGTAAGCTAAGTATGGTGGTTCCTGGTTTAGGTTTCTTTCttgctattaattttttatgtcaaagtccttttctttttttgttctgaTATCTGTAATACTTTACTTGAAATCAGAGCATGTATATCACGCTTCAAGGACTGTCCACTGTGTGGAGCTgatattgagaaaatagaagCGGATTCAACTCTTCAGGGTATGGTTGACCGATTCATTGAAGGTCATGCCAGGATCAAAAGGTCTCATGCTGATGCAGACAAAGAAGTAGTGGGTGAGAAAAAACCAGTCATATATGAAGACGTGTCTTTGGAGAGAGGGGCTTTCTTGGTGCAACAGGCCATGAGGGTGTGTTTTGCTTGAATTCTGTTACTgagtttccctttttttttttttgtaagtaagaagattttattaataagtgcAATGGTGCAACCTCCCTACACAAGTAGTATACCTGAGAGACACCTAGCTAGAGTACTCATTACTCGGGGTGGTGTTATCATTTCATTCAATCAAGAGGGAACACTTGcttcaaatttgagcatacttggaaacttcttctttcttttttatatttttctgcaCCCGAGTCAATGGTCTTTGAAGTTTGGTCTGAATGGCATGTCTACCCTCCATGAACAAGGGCTCAAGTGTGAGGTAACGTGACAGTCAGTTATAAGTTTGTGAGCTGTGATTACAtgatttctttcttccttcagCCATATTTGAAGTGGGTTCTTTCTCgttctaataattaattaatttctaaattcaagGACATATCACTAAATCACATAACAGCAGGGGTAGATGACTCAACAATCTGTGCtactgaattaatatttttccttctgCTTGGATATGTTCTATTTGTTGTCTTGCCTTTTCCTGCGTCATTTATGTTACAATAGGCTGATGGCTTTCCTTTTGTAGGCATTTCGAGCCCAGAATGTAGAAAGTGCCAAATCAAGACTCAGTCTGTGTGCAGATGACATCCGAGAACAGTTAGAAAGAATGGGCGACACACCAGAGCTCTGTTCACAGCTTGGAGCAGTTCTGGGTATGCTTGGTGACTGCTGGTTTGTCCTTGTTCTATACCTTCtcgtttttaattttacatGTGTTCTTTTTGCTGGTATGCATTTACATAGCTATTCAAGGTGGTGTTTTTCAGCACTTAACCTGTGTGCCTGCAGCTTGTTAAAGTGGTTGAGAAGATGATTATGAGGTGTGTATGACTAGGGtgatattttcattaatttcccCCAGGTGGGCAAGTAGCTTAGGAACTGACATGCATACGTTAGATGTGGTAAATCACTGTCCTTTCCTGCCTGGCTGGGGATTGGAAAGTTCCCATCTGTCCTATGTTCAGAACTGAAACCAAAGGTTGATATGCACCTTTGCGAAGCTGTCTTATTGTTGACACACTTCCTCATAGCTTGAGCTagtttttggtttttaatatATTGGAACCAAGTTGTTTGTCAGATCCTTGATTtttaagtctctctctctctcattattatttttatatatatatctgaattGATTCGTGTCTTGGTGACCcccattttcttattttcttttgttctgcACATGCAAGTGCCATATCTATTTGAACTCGTCATATTTATTGCAGTCGAGCACTGGGAGATGCTGGTTCTGCAGTGGCTTATTTTGAAGAGAGTGTtgaatttctttcaaaattgcCAATGGATGATCTGGAGGTTATAGGATCGCAAGCTTTATTGTGcaatatcacaacatatttttcatcttaccATGCTTGCGTCAACTGCTGTTTAACTTTTCTGTAATTTTTCTCTCCACAGATTACGCATACACTTTCTGTTTCACTTAATAAAATTGGagatctgaaatattatgatggAAACCTACAAGCTGCACAGTCTTACTATTACCGGTCTTTAAATGCCCGTCGTGATGCCATCAAGCATCATTCAGACGTTCCATCCCAGGTCAGGAACTGATATTCACCTATTTCAATTTGGGGTTACTGGTCATCGATTTATTTGCTCTGGATCAGTAGGTTCATCAGATCATAAGTGTTAGATTTGAAATGTATCCATATAtggttaaattatttgaaagacTAGGTGGCATACATTGTAGGTGTGTTTAATCAATTGATTTGGCTGCAATCAAACATCCAAGGGGGTAAATTGACATTGTAGCAATCTTATGTTTAGTAAGATTTTCGCATATAATCATCGAACAAGAATATTGATCTATAGTGATGCTCGGGAATCAAAAGAGTAACTAATCTGATGAGTGTTTATTTATTGCAGAAGTTCTTAAAATTTGACAGCAATATTTGACCTGCTGATGTGGAAAAGTAATTAGATCGAGTCCTTTGACTTGAACAAGTTCTCTTTTGAGTTTGATCTCTATAGAGAGGCTTGCATATCTAATTTATCAGTCTTGAAAGAATATACTTGCAATTAATTTCACACGGCATATAATTGTTTACCTACTATTGCATGATGCATCCAATATTATCAGTCTACAAGGTGGATATAACTTACCGTCCATGAAAAAAAGGTGGATATAACTTACCTCATATAAACTTCCCTAGGTTGCGGGAGCAGGATGGTTTGCTCCTCAGATGTTCAGATTGGATTTGGAGATTGTTTATGGAACAGAACAGAAGATGCATGCAACCGTTGCCATCTTAATAGATTTTGATTTGACCTTGAAAAATATAAGGTTCCGAGGAACGacccaaaaaattaatataaaaacaatctTGTTTGAGGAACAGTAAAGGAATAGGTTATACAAATTCTAGAAAACTACAACCAATAAAAGACTGACGATTTATTGATTTGGTTTTCCCATTGTATGTTGTGTTCTTGCTGACCTCAACTTTGCAGATTTGGTGGTTTGTTAATTTCGTTTTCCTTGGGTTATATAAagcttttaagatatatgcATGCACATACCAGTGGGTACAATTTTCCAGTGATACCCCACTGTTGAAAGTATTGTCTTTAGTTAAAACATTGCAGTTTTTGACGTTTGATTCATGCAATTTTGTAAATTGTTGTTTGTAAAACTACAGATTCTAGATGTTTCTGTTTCTCTTGCAAAAGTTGCAGATGTGGATAGGAGTCTAGGGAATGAGGAGGTGGCGGTTGATGGATTTCAAGAAGCCATAACATTGTTGGAAACTTTGAAATTGAAATCTGAAGATGCTGGTCTTGAGCAACGGGTAAGGGTCCCCTGCTTTGACCGAGTGATATGCAGTCTGGATCCTGAAAAAGTTACTCTAACATACGGTTTGTTTCCACTTGCAGCGCCTGTCAGTGCTTGAGTTCCTTAAAAAGCAAGTTGCAGATAAACAACTTGAGACAACTCTCTGAGGCTGCGTGTCCCCTCAAAAAGAACCTGGAGAAAAGCCTATACGGGTATGTTTGGACTAAATAAGCTCGGTGATGCTGCCTCCTCCTTTACCAGATATTACTCTTTCCAGTTAGTGTTATAATCTGCATTGCAAACGCCTGTGCTCTGAGTAAAGTGGTTTGTTTCTTCATCCATTCCTTATTGCCACTGAAGAAGTTCCTGCCGGTCTTCGCTCCCTCATCTCTGGATCCTCGATGACTCGTCGGCAAATGACAATTTACATCCTTTCCATTTCCTTGGTGCATGGGGATCTTTCCTATGAGGCTGTAAGTGGGTGGGTTGTAAGCTTTTGTATTCAGTTCGTTCTAATAAACTCAAACTAGATGTATATAGTGactttttttgaatttggaaGTGCTGTACCATATGGAAAGCACATCTTATGGGTATCAAATGTCAAACTAATAGCTTTGCaatactttttttcttctagAGCATGTAAAGATTATGTTAGTAAAatgaataattcttctcatcagttactatttactatttcaCACTTCAAatcctatgaaaaaaatatcccacattctataaaataaaaataaaaaataaaaactctaaagTGTGGGGTGGAATAGTAGCTGTTGTATAGCAAAATCTAATCATTCTAAACAATAGAGGATTGAGCTGGGTGATCAGTAATGCTAGTAATTGACCATTAtttaataacaaatattttagtcaaaataattttataaaaataagcttataatgatgtgatttgatgtagtatattagattataaaattataaaattata is drawn from Juglans regia cultivar Chandler chromosome 5, Walnut 2.0, whole genome shotgun sequence and contains these coding sequences:
- the LOC108989422 gene encoding protein NCA1, which produces MTPVCPFVKAARPDEITTKKLGENTNKHQPESESKIKKDSSHSATASPKCPFGYDSQTNESKAKKDSSDAANASPKCPFGYDSKTNESKAKKDSSDSATASPKCPFGYDSQTFKLGPLSCMICQALLFESSKCVPCSHVYCKACISRFKDCPLCGADIEKIEADSTLQGMVDRFIEGHARIKRSHADADKEVVGEKKPVIYEDVSLERGAFLVQQAMRAFRAQNVESAKSRLSLCADDIREQLERMGDTPELCSQLGAVLGMLGDCCRALGDAGSAVAYFEESVEFLSKLPMDDLEITHTLSVSLNKIGDLKYYDGNLQAAQSYYYRSLNARRDAIKHHSDVPSQILDVSVSLAKVADVDRSLGNEEVAVDGFQEAITLLETLKLKSEDAGLEQRRLSVLEFLKKQVADKQLETTL